From one Halothece sp. PCC 7418 genomic stretch:
- a CDS encoding XisI protein produces the protein MDQLNHYQTIIKKILTEYHKIFLPVSDPDVDEVLIFDDERGHYIWLNIGWKNGEKVNAMSVYVRLKNNKIYIEEDWTEEGIANELIREGIAKEEIVLAFYSPEHRKFTDCAIA, from the coding sequence ATGGATCAATTAAATCATTACCAAACAATCATCAAGAAAATCTTAACGGAATATCATAAAATTTTCTTACCAGTCTCTGACCCTGATGTCGATGAAGTATTGATTTTTGATGATGAACGAGGTCACTATATTTGGTTAAATATTGGTTGGAAAAATGGAGAAAAAGTCAATGCTATGTCGGTTTATGTTCGTCTTAAAAATAATAAAATTTACATTGAGGAAGATTGGACAGAAGAAGGAATTGCAAATGAATTAATCAGAGAAGGGATTGCTAAAGAGGAGATTGTGTTAGCTTTTTATTCTCCTGAACATCGTAAGTTTACTGACTGCGCGATCGCGTGA
- a CDS encoding XisH family protein — MSAKDRIHDAVKNALIKDGWDIVADPYPIQYKEVRLLADLAGEKAIAATKEEQKVVIEVKSFVGRSPMREFQTALGQYLIYRTFIEQTHADYKIYLAVNQDIYDQFFQQIAIQLILKTYQVLLLVVDLNTDEVRQWIN; from the coding sequence ATGTCAGCTAAAGATAGGATTCATGATGCGGTTAAAAACGCTCTAATCAAAGATGGTTGGGACATTGTTGCTGACCCTTATCCAATTCAATATAAAGAGGTTAGGCTACTGGCTGATCTTGCTGGAGAAAAGGCGATCGCTGCAACAAAAGAAGAGCAAAAAGTTGTGATTGAGGTCAAGAGTTTTGTTGGTCGTTCTCCAATGCGGGAATTCCAAACGGCTTTGGGTCAATACCTAATTTATAGAACTTTTATTGAGCAGACGCACGCTGATTATAAAATTTATTTAGCGGTCAATCAAGATATTTACGATCAATTTTTTCAACAAATTGCGATTCAGTTGATTTTGAAAACTTATCAAGTTTTATTATTAGTTGTTGATTTAAATACAGACGAAGTTAGACAATGGATCAATTAA